The nucleotide window GGTCTTCGGAATAATATTCGAAATTTCTTCCGTTCAATGGATTTCTCTGAATGTTCAAAGCCGGAGCCAAAAGAACATCGACTCCATATTCCTTCACTTCATTTCCCATTGCTTTTCCAACTTTTTCCAGCAAATCTTTATTCCAGGTTGAAGCTAAAGCTGTTCCCACTGGAAATGCCGTTGCATAATACGTTTTTGAATCATTATCTCTCGTTGGCTGAATTCTCAAACCAGCAGGTCCATCCGCAACAATCGTCGCCGGAATTCCAAATCTGTCGAAAGAATCTGTTCCACCGGCAGCTCCGGGAACCAAACCTTGTTTTGAATCTCCGACAGGACCTGTCAGCACTTCGATTCCGGGCATTCCGGTTCCGATTAAGAGATTGACCTTTTCTTCGTTGGTCATTTGCCTGATAATGGCGTCGATTCTTTTGTCAACAGAAAGTCTTGTGTCTTCCCAAACATCTAATTTCCCGTTGTTGTTGGAATCTTTAAATGTTTTTCCGTCAACCGTTACCGTTGCATTTTTAGTCTGAGCCTTCGCAAACGACGATGCAGCCAATAAAGCCAGGAATAATCCTGAATATTTTGCTTTCTGAGAAAGTCCTATCAGCGTTGATATATTCTTCTGCATAATTCTATATTTTTTACTTTTTGTTATTGAATAATTTTAGTTTTGAGTAGAAATCTTCGAACATCAGTCGGGTATCGAGTTGGGTGTAGACTCTGATGTTTCTTCGTTTCGGATTGTCTTCGTAAAGTCCGCTGTCATTGATTTTAGGAGCATTTTTAATGACATAAGAACTTGATGACGGGTCGGCTTCAAATGATGATTGTAAAGCTGTCAGCAAAACCAACGGTGAATCTCCCATTATGTAAGTCTCCCCGATTTTCAGATTGAATTTTTGAACCATTTCCATTAAATCTTCAATCTTTTTGGTTAAATAAGCTCCAGTTTTTCCTTCAGGATTAACTTTCGTTAGGAGTTCTGCGTAAGACATCAAAGTTTGTCGATAGGCATTCCTCGGAATTTGCCAAATGTTTAAATTCGATTCGTTGAAAACAACCTGTGCTGCTTTGATATCGATTCCAAGATTGTATTCCAAAGGTGTGTAACCAGGAGGTGGCGTTGCCAAATCGGGATATTCCGGACCTCCAATCCAAACGACAACAATTTTGTCTGCGATTTTTGGTTCAATTAGGTAAGCACTTGCCACTTCCGTCAAACCTGCACCGCAAACTACGAACAAAGGGTTCTTTTCATCTGCTTTCATCGCTTCTGCAACGATGGCTTTTGCACCTTCGGAAATATTGGGTGTTTTCAAATCCGTCAATGGGGCATTGGAACCTTGCAGAACGTTGAATCTGTTTTTTAAATTCATTACTTCCAAAGTTTCGTTGATTTTCTTCACCGCATTTTCCGCGGTAATATTTGATTTATCAAACGGGTCGCCTGCTTTCAGATGAGAACCGATAATTCCTCTAATTTCTGTAGAAGGCGAAAGAATCTGATGAACGAGCTGAAATAAACCATCCGGGTCGCCACCAAAATCATTGTTGACGATGACGCGATAGCGAGGTTTTACGTATTTGTCCATTTCTGAAATCACGGGAGGCGACTGTGCGGACACAGCCACTGCCGCGAAAAAAGAAGCAATATTAAAAAATGATTTCATTATTTTATTTTTAACCACAAAAGTTTTTAACACATTAGTCACATTAGATTTAAGTTTTAAAACTTTGAAAATAAAAGAACACATTAGTCGAAAATCAAAGATTTTCAAAAGGTTTTATGCTCTTTAAAAAGTTTAGTGTTCAAACTTTACAATCAAAAAAGCTTTTGTGACTTTTGACTTCGTCGAATCTTCGATTTGTGGTTTATATTTTGAGTTTAAATATTTTATAAAAACTTGTGGAATTTCAGCCAGTCTAAATACACATCAGACCATTTGTCAACAGGAAGATTCTGTTTTCCCATTCCGAAGCCGTGACCGCCTTTTTCGTAGATGTGAAGTTCGGTGGGTTGTCCTGCTTCGAGCCATTTACTGTACAGCAAAACTGATTTTGGAGCCAGTTTCAACTGGTCATCACTTGCAGCACAAATGAACATTGGAAGAGATGCTTTTGGAATTTCAGTATCTAAAATCTCCTGACTTGGTCCGCCGTAAATAGAAGCTGCGAAGTTGGGTAACGTTGAAGCATCTTTGCTGTGAAGAACGCTTTCCAAAATGACACTTGCACCTGCAGAAAATCCGATAACGCCCAATTTATAAGGATTGATGTTCAGTTCTTTTGCGTGGGTTCTGATGTAGGAAATTGCAGTTTTGATGTCCTCGCCTGCCATTACCTTGATAGGAGCTGTATTTGCATCAAAAGCTTTTCGGTCTTTGATGTTTTCCATCATTTCTTTGGCCGGGTCGTTGGATTTTGTTTCCAATAATCTGTATTTTAAAACGACTGCTGTGATTCCGTTTTCTGCTAATTTTTTGGCGACATCAATTCCTTCCCGGTTGATGGATAAACTTTGGAAGCCTCCACCCGGAGCAATGACAATTACTGTTCCGTTGGCTTTTGATTTATCGGCTTCGAACAATAACATTGAAGGTTGTGCGACGTTGAAAACGACTTCGGTTTTGAACAATTCATTGAATTGCTGTGCTTCTTTCTGCGTCCAGTTTTCTGTTCCCGGCGCTTTTCCTTTGTATAATGGAATTGATTTTTGAGCGTTGATGGTGCTTAATCCTAAAAGGAATGCACTTGCTATGATTAATTTTTTCATTTTGATTTGATATTATTTTTTAATCCCGAAGTTTCGGGACTAAGGTTTTTTTGATTATTAAACTGTTTTTAAGTTCGCAAAGGCGTTCTACTCAGCTAAGACAAACAATTAGATAACAGTTAGTTTGTCATTCCGTAGGAATCTAAGCTCAGTATTTCAAATATCATTGTTGAGATTCCTACGGAATGACAAAAATGCCGTTGACTTATCTCAATAATTTTAGCAGCGAATCACACGCAGCCCGACTTGAGTGGAGCTCTTTTTGTGATTGCGATTGCTGAAAAGTTCAACTTGTTGACTCAGTTTCTTCGTAATGACAAAAAAGCGAGAATCCTTCGACAAGCTCAGGATAAACTACAGGCGGAAAAGCTGCCCAAAATATTCTAATAAAGAAATGAGACCGAACACAATGCCCGGTCTCAAGACATCAATTAACCTATTTATGATGAACTATTGCTTATGATATTTTAGAGTTCTGGCATCTTTAATCACACCAGACCAGTTCATTCCGTACCCGAAATCGTAGTGGTGACCTTCGGAATCTTTGTGCGTTTCCATATCGTAAGGCACGTCTTCTTTCTGCTTTTCAACCGTCGCCATATTCGCAGGCATCTGAAGCGGGAGCAATCCTGAAGGTTCGTATTTTCCGGTCACAATATCCACAACTGCCTGATTTGACACGTTGAAATTCATCAGAATTGCGTCTGCGTGTTTTTCGAATTCATTAAAAATCATCGGCTTGGAAGCTGTGATAGAAACGATAACCGGTTTTCCGTTCATTGCTTTGTACGCATTTTCAATGGCTAACAAATCCGTGAAGTTGGTCGCTGTAGATGTTTTGTTTTTGAAGGTTCTGTCGTGTACAGTCGGTGCAACAACAGGGTCTCCTGCTGCGATACTTTTTTCACGGGCTTCGGTTGCTGTGTACGTTTGGTACTGAAGAGAAATCGGGACATAACCGTTTCCGCCCTCTTTGGCATCAACATCGCTGTAACCGCCTTCTTCACTGTGCGGACTTTTCACAAAAACCAAGGCAAAATCAGCTTTCGCAGGGTCATCGGTCACATTAAAATGCTGCTTCACTTTTTCGATATCGATAGGATATTCCAAAGATGGTCCGGTGTAAATCCCCCACCAGTTGAACGTTGCCGGAGAATATCGCTTCGGAATGTAAGCCGTTTTTCTTTCTTTGATGGGAAGAATACTGGCTTTGTTTTTCAGCATCACGATTGATTTTACCTGAGCTTCGTAACCTGCTTTCATAAATTCAGGATTACCAACGATTTTCTTGGTTTCTTCCGTGTTTACATAAGGGTTTTCAAACAATCCGGTTCTGAAGAAATTCCTCAGCAAACGAACCGCAGACTGCTCAAATTTTGCACGATACGCTTTTTCGCCGTGTTCTTTCACGCCCATTTGATAGGCTTCTAAAACAGGAGCTTTGTCGTTGTTTCCTCCAAATTGGTCAACGCCCGCTTCCAAGACTTTGTAATGACGTTCTGCGATGGACAATTTTTCTGCGCCCCAAGGTTTTCCGGCAAATCCTCCCGGAGATTTTGGTTCGTCTGCGGTGATGAGCCAATCGGTGCAGACTACGCCGTCGTATTTATATTTTCCACGCAGTAAATCGGTGATTAAGTACTTGCTGTAACCGTTTCCAACGTTTTCTCCGTTTTTCGTATCCTGATTGAAACTAATCGTGTAATAAGGCATTACCGCAGAAGCTTCTTTGGTTCCGCCATTCAGTTTAAAAGCACCTTCAGTAAAAGGTTTTACGTGATTCTGGAAATTATTTCCCGGATAAACTGCGTATTTTCCCATTGCCCAGTGACCGTCGCGACCGCCTTCCTCAGGTCCGCCGCCCGGCCAATGTTTGACCATTGCATTCACACTTTTGTTCCCCCAACCGTTTTTACTACCGATAGTTGTCTGGAAACCGTCGATGTAACCTCTTCCCAAATCTGCGGTCAACTCTGGACTTTCGCTGAAAACGTAAGCTATTCTGTACCAGCGAGGTTCTGTTCCCAAATCGATTTGAGGAGATAAAGCGGTTGAAATTCCCAAGGCTCTGTATTCCTGAGCAGCGATATTTCCGAATTTCTTCACCAATTCCGGGTCGAATGTTGCGCCCATTGCCAAACCATCTGGCCAAAGAGAGATTTGTCCTCCAGCTCCTTCATTGAATTCTGCCGTTACCGTTGCCGAATGTCTCGGGTCTGTACTGTTGTTGGCAGGAATTCCCAATCCTAAACCTTCGATGTATGCCTGAATATTATTGCTCCATTTTGCTGCGATTTCCGGAGATTCTACTGTCGTTACCAAGACGTGACGAAGATTATCGTCTTTTAAAAATTTCTTCTGCTGGTCAGTTAAGTCAAAAGCTTTGGCGCCACTTTCTTTGTAGAACATTCCGTTGTATTTTCCTGCTCTGAAGCCTTCTGCAGGAGCCGGAACAGATTGGTGACCGCTGTATAGCATCAATCCTGCAATCTGTTCAACCGACATTTTTGAAGCTAAATCTTTGGCTCTTTCGTCCACCGGAAGTCTCCAGTCTTCATATTTGTCAAGCTTTCCGTTTTTGTTTAAATCTTTAAATTTATTTCCTGCAACCGTCAGGATTTTCACGCCTGAATCTGCAGAATATCCCAAAACCGGACCTTTGGAGTTGGTAACGGTCTGAATGTTTTGTGCAAACGCTGTTATTCCTAAAAATAATGCGGCAACATTTAAAACTGTTCTTTTCATTATTAAAATTTTAGAAATTAAAGCTTACAGAAAACTGTCCTGTCAATGGCATAATGTAGGTTCCCGTCAACAGTTTTCCGTAATATGGATTGGCATCGGTAATCAATTCGGCTCCGTTAATGGTTCCGCTCGCCCCTCTTTGGTTCAGGAAGTTGATAACTGTTGCGCCGAGGTTGATGTTTTTGTTCACCGTATAACTTACTCCACCGAAAGTTTCCCATCTTGGTGCGAAGTATAAAGCATTCGTAAGGTTTGCGTATTGTTTTGAGAAATATCTGAAACTTGCCCAGAATCTCCATTTGTCAACCGTATAACTTGGGTCGATTTCCATCAACACTTTTGCAACACCTAACACATTGTTGTCGTTGTAATCGTAAGCTGTTTCGAAAGCATTGAAATTGAATTTCTTGTACACAGGATTCTGCAAAGTCAATAGATAATGCAGGTTAAATCCTTTGAAAGGTTTGATTACAAAATCGGTTGTCCATCCAATCGTCTGAATATCATAGTAAACCGTAACGTTTTGAGCCTGAGTTGTGTTTGCAGGGTTGACTAAGTTGTATCTGTTCAGGTTATTATTCTTTTTAAGATAAGTTGCCTGAGAAATCAACTGAATGTAATCTGTGTTCCAGAAAATTCCCAACGCTCCCAACGGACTTTTAATCTTGTTGGTATTCGGTTCGAAAGCCTGAGAATAACTTTCCAGTCTTCTGTTTTCCTCGGTATATAAAGCATTTGCGATAACACCGAAGTTTTTGCTGATGTTGTAAGTTGCGTTCAAACTACCTCCAATCTGGTAAAAACTTTGATTGATTTGATTAAACTGGCTTGGGTGTGTAAAGTTGAAACCTACCGTTCTCGGTGTTAGTGAATATTCTCCGTCTAAGATGTGGTTTTTCAAATGCAAGCCGTAGCTTAAGTTGAAATTATCAGAAACTTTCCACTCGTCGGTTCCGTATATTGAAAGTTTATTTTCCGTTCCACTGTGGAATTCACCTCCTGCATTGTAGTTGTAAAAACCGTCTGCATCCGTTGTAGGGCCAATCAGTCTTTGAGGCTGTGGTTCAATAGTCTGGAAGAAAAACGACCTGTTCGAAGTAAATTTATCAATGTTATAATATTGTTCTAAGACTCCAACCGTCACATTGTGATTTCCTATTTGTTTGTTCAGTGAAAAACGTCCTGCAATATTGGTAATCGGTGTTGAAGGCGTGTGCATTGCCAGCTGCGTTCCCACTGCTCCGGTGTAGGCCTGACCTGTTGAAGCAATCGTGTAGCCCGAAGTCGCATCAGCATTGAAAATACTTAAAGGAATAATGTTGGAAGATTTCGCGGTAGCAAAGTGTGCTTTCGTTGAGAATTTGAAATTCCAGCCGTTGTTCAGTAAATAATTACCGAAAATATCGATGTTGTGAGAAGTATTTCTGCTGTCATTTCCGTCCATATTTGCCCAGTAGGTTTGTCCGGAAAAGATGTCTTTCATTTTGATTTGCCCGTCTCTTACGACGTAAGAATCTCTACCTATTCTGAAATTGTCGAGCTCAGTTACTTTACCTTCCGGTCCGTATTGGAAAACGGCGTAATTGGTAATGCTGTAAGAATCCGCGTACTTGTATTGAATCGAGATTTTTCCTTTATCATCATTAAAATATTTGGTCACACCTGCTCTGAAAATCTTTGTTTCATCAACATTTCTTGTAAAACCCAATTTATAAGTGCTCGGGTCGAAGTTGGCAAAAGCCCCAACGGTGTACGTCCAGCCATTTTTAGAAATCGGTCCGGAAACATTCACGTCTCCTTGCAACCAACCAAAAGTACTGGTTGTGAACTTTCCTTTTAATTTAAAATCTTTAGTTCCGGTTTGAGAATAAGAGTTCACTGCAAAACCAAGGTCGCCCATTGTATTTGCAAGCTGGTCCATTTTCAATAATCCGGTTTTTTCCAAGCCGACACTCTGTCTCCAGGTTTTGTTTGGAAGTTCGGGCCAGAAGAAATAAACGGCAGGCAAATCGTTTTCAAGGATGGTAATTCCACCTACTGTTGATGGCAAACCGATATTCACGTCCCTTGGACTCGTGTTGTTGGCTGCGTTCAACATTACGTTTCTGTTGTTGTCTTCTTTGGAAGACGTGGTCACAGTTTTTACGCCTTCTTCATTTTTTGCAGCAGCATTGATTGCGCTTTTCACTGCAAGACTGTCTGTCTTTTCCTGTCCAAAAACTGTGGCGAAGGAAAGCATCAGTCCAAGAGCTGAAATTTTAGTTAAAGATTTTCTCATTTCCAGTTATATATATTTTAATTTTCTTCAGCTTTTAATATCCATTCAATCATCATATTCGATTATTGATACAGATAATCCTGTTGTAATTATTGCCAATAATATTGTTGTCTAATTGAATATAACCTTCAACTTTTGTTTGAAACGGCAACTAATTTCATTGCTTCATATTGAAACATTACAATAGTACATTCTTTATTTTAATTGAACAAATAAATATTAATAAAACTTAACATTGAATATATTTAATTGATAATCAAATAATTAAAACCAAAAATATCAATAAAATTTCATTGATTCAAATAGAATCAATGAAAATATTATGTTAAATCATCACCAAAAAATGACTCGATTTCTTAAAATTTGCTTTTGTTCAATTTTTTTATTAATATTTTTGTAACATTGACATCAGAAACTAATGAAAATGGACTCTAAGGAATTAATCTCACAACGATCGAACGAAGCAAAAGAAATATTTCTCCCGAATCTTTCTGCAGACCCGGTGATTTTTGGATTTGACCAAAACGAACTGAAAGTTCTTCTGCTGAAAATGAATTACAGAAAACTATGGTTTTTGCCTGGAGGCTATGTCAAAAAGGAAGAGGACTTGGACGACGCCGTAGTGAGAATTTTAAGAGAAAGAGCTGGCGTGAACGCCGTTTCTTACCTGGAGGAGTTTGGTGTTTTTGGAAAAAAGAACAGAAGTGAAGATTACTTCGAAGACTTTGATGAGACCTTGTTCCACAAACAAAGGTTTATCACAATTGGGTATTACGCCTTATACAATCCATCTAAAATCGATTTGACGGTGGACGAATATAGTGAGAGTTGTGAATGGATCTACCTCAGCCAACTTCCGGATATCGAAATGGCTATGGACCATAAAGAGATTGTGGAAAAAGCTTTGCTGACATTGCGCGAAAAGATCTCGATCAAGCCAATTGGTATCAATCTTCTACCAGAAAAATTTACGCTGTCTGAGCTCCAAAAATTATATGAAGCCATTCTCGGAAAAGAACTTAACCGAGGAAATTTCTATCGAAAAATAAAGAATCTTGGAATTCTAAAAAAACTGGACGAACAAAGAAAAGGTGGTGCTCACAAAGCGCCAGACCTCTACTCTTTTGATGAGGAAATTTACAACAAAGCGCTTGAAAACGGTTTGATCAGTTGGTAATATTTAATTAGGTCAAAGTATTTTCAGTTTTCATATCATACTCCGCTTCCCATTTTTCCAAAAGTTCGAGGATGGGAAGAAGCGCCAGACCTTTTTCTGTAAGGCAATACTCTACTCTCGGCGGCGTTTCCTTGAATTCTTGTCTCGTTAAAAGATGATCAGTTTCCATTTCTCGCAACTGATCTGTTAAAACTTTTCTGGAAATCACAGCAATTCGTGCGGCAATCTCACCGAAGCGCAATTTTCTATTGTTGATGACCAAAACGATGATCGGCTTCCACTTGCTTCCCAAAGCCGACATTGCCTTTCCCAGCGGGCAACTGCAACCTAATGTTTTCTGCTGTCTCATCTTTTTACCAAGCTTTTATTTTCATTTGTTACCGCCAAGTTACCACTTTTTTCATTCAAAAGATACAAATCCAAACTATTATTAGTTACTTTGTGTAACAATTAATCAAATAACAAAATTTAGAATGAGTTTAGACGCATTATTCACGCCGTTCACATACAAAAACCTTCATCTCAAAAACAGGATCGTAATGGCTCCAATGACAAGAGCCTTTTCCGACAATGGTGTTCCAACGCAACAGATCGCAGATTATTACGCAAGAAGAGCCGGGTCAGAAATCGGATTGATATTATCAGAAGGAACCGTCATCAACAGACCTGCTTCCAAGAATATCCAAAACATCCCGGACTTTTTTGGAACAGAAGCTTTGAAAGGTTGGAAAAACGTGATCGATTCTGTCCATCAAAATGGCGGAAAAATGGGACCTCAGATCTGGCACGTTGGCGATACGAGAAGTTCCCCAGACTATCCCACAACGGAGATGGAAAAAGCTTCGACAATGACCCTGGAAGACATCCAAGATACAATTGCACAATTTGCAGCATCAGCCAAATCGGCGAAAGACCTTGGGTTTGATGTACTTGAAATTCACGGCGCACACGGCTACTTGATCGACCAATTTTTCTGGGAAGTGACCAATACAAGGACTGATGAATATGGTGGAAAAACTTTGATGGAAAGAAGCAAATTTGCTGTCGATATCATCAAAGCAATGAGAGCTGCAGTGGGACCAGATTTCACAATCATCATCCGACTTTCCCAATGGAAACAGCAGGATTACAAAAGCCGACTGGCGACGACTCCAGAAGAAATGGAAGAATGGCTTGTACCAATGAAGGAAGCAGGTGTGGACATATTCCATTGCTCACAGCGAAGATTCTGGGAGCCGGAATTCGAAGGTTCTGACCTCAATTTTGCAGGTTGGGCAAAGAAATTGACAGGACAACCGACCATCACAGTTGGATCTGTGGGACTAAACGGTGATTTTATGGGCGCCTTTGCAGGACAAGGTTCTGAGAAAAGTGACCTATCGGAATTATTAAAAAGATTAGATCGTCAGGATTTTGACCTTGTAGCTGTCGGAAGAGCAATCTTAAGCGACTACGAATGGGCAAAGAAAGTGAAAGAAGGAAGATTTGATGAGATTTCAGATTTTGCCGGAGAAAGTTTAGGCGTTCTTTATTAATAATTAAAATTGAATAAAAAAGCGGCTTATTTATGATAAGTCGCTTTTTTTATTTTTAAGTAGATTGGAAAAAATAATGCCGAAAGAATATTGGAAGGAAATGATCTCAATTCAGATGAAAATATCTATACATAGAAATCTACAAGAAGTCAAATGATCTCGTCATAATGATTGTCTAAAGCACTCAAAAAAAAATCCCCAAAAGAATTGGGGATAAAAACTAATAACCATGAAAACCTTTTAAAAAAATTTCCGTTACAAAAATATGAAAAGTATACTTAGCTTTCGCTAATTAACAATGTTAATTGTATGATAAAAAAAGAATGATAATCTTAATTTATCGTAATAAATTTTATCAAGTTACAATGACTATCTAAATAACAATTCCCAATAAATATTGAAATAATATTTGATAGTGAGGTAAATCATAAATTATAATCACTTTTAAATATAAATTTGTTATGTCCTTTCAAAGGACTTTCATCATTTGTGTTTTTAGCTTCCCTTTTGGGAAGCTTTTTTTATTGACAAAAGACCTTTAAAATATAATAAGTGATGTAAATATAGAGTGAAATTTTATCTCACAAACCTGCATTCTACAGAATCACAAAACAAAAAAGCCTTACTAACAAAACGTTAGCAAAGCTTTTTAGATTGCAGAGAGGAAGGGATTCGAACCCTCGGTACAGTTACCCGCACACTAGCTTTCCAGGCTAGCTCCTTCAACCACTCGGACACCTCTCTATTTGAGGTTGCAAATATAATGAAATATCTGAATTCTCAAAAGATTATTAAAATTCTTCTGTGATTTCTCCCGAAATATTTTCAATGAATAGTTCTGAGAAGCTTCTATCGTACTTTGGATTGTTCAAAATATGCATTGCTTTGGTAATGGCAGACTCCGCGGTCATATCTTTTCCACTAATGGCGCCAATCTTCGTAAAGATATTGCTGTTGCTATATTTCCCGAAACTAATGCCACCTGAAATACATTGACTGATAACGACAACCTCAACGCCTCTATTCCTAAGTTCCTGCAAAACATTCTGCGTTTTCTCATTGTTAAAGATCGTTCCGGAACCAAAAACCTGCAAAATGATCGCTTCGGCTGTTTTGATTTCCAATAACGATTCGAAGTTCATCCCAGGGAAAATCCTACAAAACAAAATATTCTCATTGAGATAATTATCGAGTTCGAATTGACCTTTAGGTTTCCAAAGCACATTCTTATCGACATTCAGATGGACGCCAGATTGCCCAAGGATCGGGTAATTTGGACTTTGGTAAGCATCGAAGAACTCCGCTGAATATTTCAGACTTCGGTTTCCGCGCAAGAGTTTATATTCGAAATAGACTGCCACTTCTTTGATGACCGCTTCGTCATTTTCATATAGGCTGGCGTAATACAGACTTGTCAAAAGATTTTCTTTCGCATCGGTACGCAAGTCTCCAATTGGTAATTGTGAACCTGTAAGAATCACTGGTTTCCCAAGATTCTTCAACATAAAACTAAGGGCGGAGGCCGTGTACGACATCGTATCCGTCCCGTGGAGAATCAGAAAGCCATCAAAATTGTCGTAGTTCTTGTAGATCCAGTCTGCAATCATCCGCCATTCCTGCGGACCCATATCGGATGAATCTACGGGATTCTCGAACGGATGGACGGAAACCTCACATTCCAGAAGATTCATCTCCGGAATCCTTTTGAAGATCGTGGAGAAATCAAACGGAACCAGACTTCCCGTTTCGTAATCTTTTTCCATTCCAATGGTGCCGCCGGTGTAGATGAGAAGTACTTTTCTATTCATAGTTGAACGCCAAATCTTTGGCAATAGTTTGTTTCGAAGGTGAAAACTGCAGCCCGACTTGAGTGGAAATCCTTTTTTTGCTTGGGTACAAGCGTTGGCAAAAAAGATTGGGAACGGAAGGCGGAAAAGCTGCCATAAAATCCCAACAAAAGTAAAATTTTAATCTGAATGGTGAAAATAAAAAATGCCCGTTAAAAAACGAGCATTTTATTTATGTTTAAGTTAAATTATTTAACCAAAAGGATGCTTGCGATCTGATTC belongs to Chryseobacterium sp. KACC 21268 and includes:
- a CDS encoding asparaginase, whose product is MNRKVLLIYTGGTIGMEKDYETGSLVPFDFSTIFKRIPEMNLLECEVSVHPFENPVDSSDMGPQEWRMIADWIYKNYDNFDGFLILHGTDTMSYTASALSFMLKNLGKPVILTGSQLPIGDLRTDAKENLLTSLYYASLYENDEAVIKEVAVYFEYKLLRGNRSLKYSAEFFDAYQSPNYPILGQSGVHLNVDKNVLWKPKGQFELDNYLNENILFCRIFPGMNFESLLEIKTAEAIILQVFGSGTIFNNEKTQNVLQELRNRGVEVVVISQCISGGISFGKYSNSNIFTKIGAISGKDMTAESAITKAMHILNNPKYDRSFSELFIENISGEITEEF